The following proteins come from a genomic window of Triticum aestivum cultivar Chinese Spring chromosome 6A, IWGSC CS RefSeq v2.1, whole genome shotgun sequence:
- the LOC123127840 gene encoding 2-methyl-6-phytyl-1,4-hydroquinone methyltransferase 1, chloroplastic, with protein sequence MACSSTYRVPSGLGFLGPSKIGRNPLKNKGGVRSGAKYVVPTCAVSSARPASQPRFIQHKKEAFWFYRFLSVVYDHVINPGHWTEDMRDDALEPAELYDNEFKVVDVGGGTGFTTLGIVKHVDNDNVTLLDQSPHQIEKARQKEALKGVTIMEGDAEDLPFPTDTFDRYVSAGSIEYWPDPQRGIKEAYRVVKPGGLACLIGPVHPTFWLSRFFADMWMLFPTEEEYIEWFTKAGFEDVKLKRIGPKWYRGVRRHGLIMGCSVTGVKRASGDSPLQLGPKAEDVEEQVNLLAFLFRFAIGTICASYYVLVPIYMWIKDQVVPKGQPI encoded by the exons ATGGCTTGTTCATCCACATATAGAGTTCCCAGTGGGTTAGGATTCTTGGGGCCTTCCAAGATTGGTCGGAATCCTTTGAAAAACAAAGGTGGTGTCCGGTCAGGAGCAAAGTATGTGGTACCAACGTGTGCAGTCTCCTCTGCTAGGCCAGCGTCACAGCCTAGGTTCATACAGCACAAGAAGGAGGCCTTCTGGTTCTACAGGTTTCTTTCCGTAGTATATGATCATGTTATAAACCCAGGGCATTGGACTGAGGACATGAGGGATGATGCATTGGAACCTGCTGAACTATACGACAATGAGTTTAAGGTTGTTGATGTTGGCGGTGGAACTGGGTTCACTACATTGGGGATTGTCAAGCATGTGGACAACGACAATGTGACTCTGCTGGACCAGTCACCACACCAGATTGAGAAAGCTCGGCAGAAGGAGGCACTGAAGGGGGTGACCATCATGGAGGGTGATGCTGAGGACCTCCCCTTTCCGACTGACACATTTGACCGCTATGTCTCTGCTGGAAG CATTGAGTATTGGCCTGACCCGCAGCGAGGAATCAAGGAAGCTTACAGGGTCGTGAAGCCTGGCGGGCTTGCCTGTTTGATTGGTCCAGTTCACCCAACATTCTGGCTATCTCGCTTCTTCGCCGACATGTGGATGCTCTTCCCCACAGAAGAAGAGTACATAGAGTGGTTCACCAAGGCAGGGTTCGAGGATGTCAAGCTCAAAAGGATCGGGCCTAAGTGGTACCGTGGTGTTCGTCGGCATGGcttgatcatgggatgctccgtgACAGGCGTGAAGAGAGCTTCTGGCGACTCCCCTTTGCAG CTTGGTCCCAAGGCTGAGGATGTTGAGGAACAGGTGAATCTTCTCGCCTTCCTCTTCCGCTTCGCCATCGGGACGATATGCGCGTCGTACTACGTGCTAGTGCCTATCTACATGTGGATCAAGGATCAGGTTGTTCCCAAAGGCCAGCCGATTTAA